Proteins from a single region of Psilocybe cubensis strain MGC-MH-2018 chromosome 3, whole genome shotgun sequence:
- a CDS encoding LisH domain-containing protein (LisH domain-containing protein C1711.05) produces MEGNLATTYTLIHAFLTKQSHVKAALAVKKAAKEVVILKDEIDVDGPQLDQIIKEWKAATEKQDDSSDSESSSDSSSSSSSSSSSSSAPPKNKTKAKKVSKKSPSSSSSSSDESDSDSESKSSPVKNFSNKDKKIVANDVKAVKATSSSSSSSSSSSSSGSDSGEVIASLLNLRKRSFHSDDESSDSEPSKVGKKKLTKKKVSAEETKGNAAGRDSSRTLSSHESSESESSSDSDPDSKLGKKAAMKTQSVVEKDDSESSSSSSSDDSESDKTEKPVAKKVASDSSNSSSSGSESESDSSSSSSSESESDSDVAMSDTKKTVETAKATVSDNDTDKVQTTKKRRTAIDGSSVVTATTIPNTKEQVESLAVGKVKGDNGKGGRPTNGRFQRVDPKKFEPIADNRYEAKVGPQNDYGKRAHEDLIVTRGAGFRKEKNKKKRGSYRGGEITLASHSFKFT; encoded by the exons ATGGAAGGCAATCTGGCCA CGACTTATACCTTGATCCATGCCTTCCTTACGAAGCAATCGCATGTTAAGGCTGCACTTGCCGTGAAGAAAGCCGCAAAAGAGGTTGTCATTCTAAAAGATGAAATAGACGTAGATGGACCTCAGTTAGACCAAATTATCAAGGAGTGGAAGGCTGCAACAGAAAAACAGGATGATTC TTCTGACTCTGAATCTAGCTCAGATTCCAGCT catcaagctcttcatctAGTTCAAGCTCCAGCGCCCCTCCGAAAAACAAgacgaaagcgaaaaaagTCTCGAAAAAGagcccttcttcttcgtcatcttcgtctgatgagtctgattctgattccgAATCTAAGTCTTCTCCTGTTAAAAATTTTTCGaacaaagacaagaaaatCGTGGCCAATGATGTCAAGGCAGTGAAAG CCACATCATCGtccagctccagctcttcgtcgtcttcctcttctggcTCCGATTCTGGTGAAGTCATTGCCTCTTTACTTAATCTGAGAAAACGCTCATTCCATTCAGATGATGAATCTAGTGATTCTGAACCATCCAAAGtcggaaagaaaaaattaaCGAAGAAAAAAGTATCTGCTGAAGAGACTAAGGGCAATGCAGCTGGTCGTGATTCCAGCCGAACATTATCGTCGCACGAAtcgtcagagtcagagtcaagTTCTGACTCCGATCCTGATTCTAAACTAGGCAAGAAAGCTGCTATGAAAACGCAATCAGTGGTCGAAAAGGATGATTCTGAATCTTCcagctcaagttcaagtgaTGACTCAGAGTCCGATAAGACGGAAAAACCTGTCGCAAAGAAAGTGGCGAGCGACTCTTCTAATTCCAGCTCTTCGGGCTCAGAGTCGGAGTCCGATTCAAGCTCCAGTTCTAGCTCGGAATCGGAATCGGATTCGGATGTAGCGATGTCTGATACCAAGAAAACCGTCGAGACAGCCAAAGCGACGGTTAGCGACAACGATACAGATAAGGTGCAGACAACAAAAAAACGACGGACTGCCATTGATGGCAGCTCGGTCGTCACTGCTACTACGATACCAAATACCAAGGAGCAGGTTGAAAGCCTAGCTGTTGGGAAGGTCAAGGGTGATAATGGCAAGGGAGGGCGCCCTACGAACGGGCGATTCCAAAGAGTAGATCCCAAAAAGTTTGAGCCTATTGCTGATAACCGTTATGAAGCCAAG GTTGGTCCTCAAAATGACTATGGAAAGCGTGCCCATGAAGATTTGATCGTTACTCGCGGAGCTGGTTTCCGCAAGGAgaagaataaaaagaaaagaggaagCTACCGAGGAGGAGAAATCACG TTGGCTAGCCATAGCTTCAAATTTACATGA
- a CDS encoding 6,7-dimethyl-8-ribityllumazine synthase encodes MSTDKTIKGLVKSDVDYDGSSLRVAIVHARWNKVIIDALVAGAVEKLKERGVKESNIVIESVPGSFELPLACSRMIAGSHIQTGSNVTDLLGGLNFGGSPSRTGTPAPAGVANMPSQPFDAVIAIGVLIKGATMHFEYICDSVSQALMRIQLDTGVPVVFGVLTALTDDQALERAGLGRGANGKGHNHGEDWGLAAVEMGSHVRRWNQGQFA; translated from the exons ATGAGCACCGACAAGACAATCAAAGGTCTCGTGAAATCAGACGTAGACTACGATGGCTCTTCTCTTCGTGTCGCCATTGTACACGCCCGATGGAACAAAGTTATAATTGACGCTCTCGTAGCAGGCGCCGTTGAGAAACTCAAGGAGAGGGGAGTAAAGGAGAGCAACATTGTTATCGAATCTGTGCCGGGTAGCTTCGAGCTACCCTTAGCCTGTTCTAG AATGATTGCTGGTTCGCACATTCAAACTGGCTCCAATGTCACCGATCTCCTTGGAGGACTGAACTTTGGAGGAAGCCCCTCACGGACCGGAACGCCAGCCCCCGCGGGGGTGGCCAATATGCCCAGCCAGCCGTTCGATGCTGTTATTGCCATCGGGGTTCTCATTAAAGGCGCTACCATGCATTTTGAATACATTTGCGACAGTGTGTCACAAGCGTTGATGAGGATTCAACTCGACACTGGAGTCCCTGTCGTCTTTGGTGTCTTGACTGCACTCACAGATGATCAAGCATTAGAGAGGGCGGGCCTAGGTCGAGGCGCGAATGGTAAGGGGCACAATCATGGAGAAGACTGGGGgcttgctgctgttgagaTGGGATCCCATGTCCGTCGCTGGAACCAGGGACAATTTGCATAA
- a CDS encoding Ras-related GTP-binding protein A, which produces MKRKVLLMGASGSGKTSMRSLIFSNNPASLTERLGATIDVEQNHVRFLGDLILNLWDLGGQDSFMDSYLTTQRTTIFQQVGVMIYVFDVETREMGKDLEYFRDCMASLKQYSPDAAVFLLIHKMDLVREPRHLTFQKKKQELEEASGDTKVNIFGTSIYDESLYKAWSNIVHTLIPNATILSKHLNTFAGACNATEVILFERTTFLVIATSASSPSSPSLTPGSEDNTETEPLNPKRYERTSELIKAFKHSCSRVREEFRSLEMELYDFTAVLDEMTRNTYVLIIVHDPTIETAALKLNIRLARSKFEELQSDSLVS; this is translated from the exons ATGAAGCGTAAA GTTCTTCTCATGGGCGCTTCGGGGAGTGGCAAGACCTCAATGCGCTCGCTTATCTT CTCAAATAATCCCGCGTCCTTGACTGAAAGGCTTGGTGCAACAATCGACGTTGAACAAAACCATGTTCGTTTTCTTGGTGACCTCATCCTAAACTTATGGGACCTAGGGGGGCAAGACTCCTTCATGGATTCCTATCTTACCACTCAACGAACAACCATATTCCAACAAGTTGGTGTGATGATATACGTATTTGATGTCGAAACTAGGGAAATGGGCAAGGACCTCGAGTATTTCCGTGACTGTATGGCTAGCCTGAAACAGTACAGCCCAGATGCCGCGGTGTTCCTGCTGATCCACAAAATGGATCTTGTAAGGGAACCTCGACACCTCACATtccagaaaaagaaacaagagCTCGAAGAAGCGAGTGGAGATACGAAAGTAAACATCTTTGGAACTAGTATCTACGACGAAAGCTTGTACAAG GCTTGGTCAAATATAGTGCACACTCTGATACCAAACGCAACCATCTTGTCAAAACACCTAAATACCTTTGCAGGGGCTTGCAATGCAACGGAAGTAATTCTTTTCGAGCGTACCACATTCCTCGTCATCGCTACGTCTGCTTCCTCACCGTCATCACCAAGTTTAACACCTGGGTCAGAAGACAACACAGAGACCGAACCATTGAACCCCAAGCGATATGAACGTACATCTGAACTTATCAAGGCCTTTAAGCACTCTTGCTCTCGCGTTAGAGAGGAATTCCGTTCCTTAGAAATGGAACTCTATGATTTTACAGCTGTTCTTGATGAAATGACCAGGAACACATATGTGCTGATCATAGTCCATGATCCTACGATAG AAACAGCAGCATTAAAATTGAACATTCGACTGGCGCGCAGCAAGTTTGAAGAATTGCAGAGTGACAGTCTCGTTTCATGA
- a CDS encoding Protein DOA1, giving the protein MPYKLSDTLKAHTSDVRALTTPTDHLILSSSRDSTAISWQRSPSDQQFKPQVVFRAGSRYVNSVAYIAPTPDAPKGYVVTGGQDAVINIFNLETAKDDPDFCLLGHLENICALDVTPGGTIISGSWDKTAKVWKNFNLTHDLKGHQQSVWAVLAIDEEQYLTGSADRTIKLWQQHKVLHTFTGHTDAVRGLALIPDIGFASCSNDSEIRVWTLGGDHVYSLSGHTSFVYSLSVLPSGDIVSSGEDRTVRVWKAISVWAVSTLPNGDIVSGCSDGVVRVFSEAEERWASAEVLKAYDDQIASQALPLQQVGDVKKSDLPGLEALKTPGKHF; this is encoded by the exons ATGCCCTATAAATTGTCAGACACACTCAAGGCCCATACTTCAGAT GTCCGCGCCTTGACCACACCTACTGACCACCTCATactctcttcttctcgtgATTCGACCGCGATTTCCTGGCAAAGATCGCCTTCAGATCAGCAATTCAAGCCTCAAGTTGTTTTCCGAGCAGGATCTCGCTATGTCAACTCCGTGGCTTATATCGCTCCTACCCCAGATGCGCCCAAAG GTTACGTTGTTACTGGCGGACAAGACGCTGTAATCAATATATTCAATCTCGAGACGGCCAAGGATGATCCAGATTTTTGCCTCCTCGGACATCTCGAAAACATCTGCGCTCTCGACGTTACGCCTGGTGGCACAATCATATCAGGATCTTGGGATAA AACAGCGAAGGTGTGGAAGAACTTCAATCTGACCCATGACCTGAAGGGACATCAGCAATCGGTCTGGGCCGTTCTGGCAATAGACGAAGAGCAGTATCTGACAG GTTCCGCCGACAGAACGATCAAGTTGTGGCAACAACACAAAGTTCTCCACACCTTCACAGGACATACGGATGCCGTGCGTGGCCTTGCTCTTATTCCAGACATTGGGTTCGCTTCTTGCTCCAACGACAG TGAGATTCGAGTCTGGACCTTAGGGGGTGATCACGTTTACTCGTTATCTGGCCATACGTCGTTCGTCTATAGTCTGTCTGTCCTACCCAGTGGCGACATTGTATCTTCAGGAGAGGATCGAACTGTACGCGTATGGAAAG CCATATCGGTGTGGGCTGTATCAACGTTACCTAATGGCGATATTGTTAGCGGGTGTAGTGATGGCGTAGTACGTGTGTTCAGCGAAGCTGAGGAACGTTGGGCATCGGCAGAGGTTTTGAAAGCATACGACGATCAAATCGCCTCCCAGGCTCTACCATTACAGCAGGTCGGAGATGTGAAGAAAAGCGATCTTCCTGGCTTAGAGGCTTTGAAAACACCTGGCAAGCACTTCTAA
- a CDS encoding Ubiquitin homeostasis protein lub1, which yields MVKNGELVEAHQALSEMYQWDSTSFTWQKIGDVVDAVGSGRKQLYQGKEYDYVFDVDIQDGVPPLKLPYNVADNPYAAAQKFLQSNDLPLTYIDEVVKFIEKNTAGVNIGTSNEEYVDPFTGASRYRSTTTPAAAPTSQYIDPFTGGSRYVASQTSAASTGQSQYVDPFTGASRYVASPAAGSSVSSASSGDPFTRASQYSGASQSSQPAPSAPVAKILPVPNPVTFKQANVSAMQSKLFQFDDALRHEISTSSLAMYPNETQTFEETFLYLTQATSTPPVRPSSPLTATHVEAIISILDRWPPSQRFPVIDLGRLVVGFCPEAFGGQGTGLEPNVLKERFAEALFQASEWGTGWTLPLPKARETNMLLVLRTLANVFKEDDASKGKDMDISMDGGSEESWLDKVLETLGLAPYEIFNKTQRVAFATFLFNLSCQGLRSPLGTSTRDQAIGLINRILEQETADSEAVYRALVALGNLAYAAKNSGKGLSAGQTGEIAQCLQALPSRFPDSRVKNICVEIGALI from the exons ATGGTCAAGAACGGCGAACTTGTGGAGGCGCATCAG GCGCTGTCTGAGATGTATCAGTGGGATAGCACCAGTTTTACATGGCAAAAAATCGGCGATGTCGTTGACGCCGTTGGTTCCGGCCGAAAACAACTCTACCAAGGAAAGGAATACGACTACGTTTTTGATGTAGATATCCAGGACGGGGTTCCACCTCTTAAATTACCCTACAACGTCGCAG ACAATCCATATGCTGCTGCTCAAAAATTCTTGCAAAGCAATGACCTGCCTTTGACATATATAGACGAGGTTGTCAAATTTATTGAGAAAAATACCGCGGGAGTCAATATTGGTACTAGTAATGAGGAATACGTCGACCCATTTACAG GTGCATCGAGGTACCGTTCTACAACGACACCGGCAGCAGCACCTACGTCTCAATACATAGACCCTTTCACAGGAGGATCCCGATATGTTGCTTCACAAACTAGTGCAGCATCGACCGGACAATCCCAATACGTCGATCCATTCACGGGCGCATCGAGATATGTGGCGTCTCCAGCAGCAGGGTCATCCGTATCGTCTGCTTCGTCTGGTGACCCGTTCACCAGAGCCTCGCAATATTCTGGAGCTTCCCAGTCCTCACAACCCGCACCTTCTGCCCCCGTCGCCAAAATCCTTCCTGTT CCAAATCCTGTTACATTCAAGCAAgccaatgtcagtgcaatgcAGTCAAAATTATTCCAGTTCGATGACGCCCTAAGGCATGAAATC TCAACATCGTCCCTTGCGATGTATCCGAACGAGACACAGACCTTTGAAGAGACTTTCCTGTATCTGACACAGGCTACATCAACACCACCTGTGAGACCATCGTCGCCTCTCACGGCTACCCATGTAGAGGCAATCATATCTATCCTGGATCGATGGCCTCCATCCCAGCGATTCCCTG TTATTGACCTAGGCCGGTTAGTGGTGGGATTCTGTCCTGAAGCATTCGGAGGACAAGGAACAGGATTGGAGCCGAATGTGCTGAAAGAACGGTTTGCAGAGGCACTGTTCCAGGCATCGGAATGGGGCACAGGATGGACACTCCCACTTCCGAAGGCGAGAGAGACGAATATGTTGTTGGTGTTAAGGACGCTAGCGAATGTGTTCAAGGAGGACGACGCCAGCAAGGGAAAGGACATGGATATCAGTATGGATGGAGGTTCCGAGGAAAGCTGGCTGGATAAAGTTTTGGAGACACTTGGCCTGGCACCGTATGAGATTTTTAATAAGACCCAGCGAGTTGCTTTTGCGACATTCTTGTTCaa TTTATCGTGTCAAGGTCTGAGATCGCCTCTTGGGACCTCTACAAGGGATCAAGCTATTGGACTGATTAACAGG ATCCTTGAGCAAGAAACGGCAGACTCGGAAGCGGTATACCGAGCGCTTGTGGCGCTTGGGAATCTGGCATACGCGGCAAAGAACTCAGGGAAAGGGCTTTCCGCTGGGCAGACTGGGGAGATTGCGCAGTGTCTCCAAGCGCTGCCAAGTCGGTTCCCAGACTCTCGAGTGAAGAACATATGTGTGGAAATTGGGGCCTTGATTTGA
- a CDS encoding Phosphoglycerate mutase-like protein 4 → MTRPAVRVILVRHGETRENKEGIIQGQRNTALNEVGEEQARMVGERLKAEKIDWLVSSDLQRAVKVGRCSRGWRGADGASLQTAEAIQMHHADTKLETDRELRERNMGDMEGRPGRDLRGGQMSGGETVGGFRGRVVGWWKRRVVMRGDGLKTVVVCTHGGVITTLVEALVGSRRAGAGAGAGAGAGVRITRSCPNASLTVLEVGADGTATVLVYADVTHLSLTSDSSADFQPHTRDVT, encoded by the exons ATGACCAGACCGGCAGTGCGAGTAATCTTGGTGCGGCATGGCGAGACACGAGAAAATAAAGAAGGGATCATACAAGGACAGCGAAACACTGCGCTGAACGAGGTTGGCGAGGAACAGGCGAGAATGGTCGGGGAACGGCTCAAAGCTGAGAAGATTGACTGGCTTGTGAGCAGCGACCTGCAGAGGGCAGTCAAGGTTGGTCGCTGTAGCCGCGGGTGGAGAGGAGCTGACGGAGCGAGTTTGCAGACTGCAGAAGCCATTCAGATGCACCATGCGGATACCAAGCTGGAGACCGATAGGGAGCTCAGAGAACGG AACATGGGAGACATGGAGGGCCGGCCGGGGAGGGATCTGCGGGGAGGTCAGATGAGCGGGGGGGAGACGGTGGGCGGGTTCCGAGGGCGGGTGGTGgggtggtggaagaggcGGGTTGTGATGAGGGGCGATGGGTTGAAGACTGTGGTGGTCTGCACGCACGGCGGGGTGATCACGACGCTCGTCGAGGCGCTGGTCGGGAGCCGAcgggcgggggcgggggcgggggcgggggcgggggcgggggtgCGCATCACGCGCAGCTGTCCCAACGCGAGTCTCACTGTGCTCGAGGTCGGAGCAGACGGCACGGCAACCGTTCTGGTGTACGCTGATGTCACTCATCTCAGTCTCACTTCCGACTCCAGCGCCGACTTCCAGCCACATACACGTGACGTCACCTAG
- a CDS encoding Vacuolar calcium ion transporter codes for MPPSESSPLLPSNGTAHAPSLSHKLTAFLTAEGEPSFLESYRWFFFDSYFNILLVFVPLSAIAHHLNWDAGLRFTFSFFAIMPLAKLLGDSTEQMSAKLGQTLAGLLNASFGNAVEIIVGVAALLQDQVRIVQTSMLGSILSNILLVLGCSFLAAGVKRSESTFQVTAAQASSSLMTLACITLVIPAAYSSTLGDTSNEHGLLVISRGTAVVLLLIYIAYLYFQLKSHAHLYIPENADSSPEEEEPKMSVVSASISLLVVTVVTSFCADYLVASIEEFAERYHVPKAFIGLILLPIVANAAEHVTSVWMAMKDQMELTITICVGSSIQIASFVVPLLVIVGWISGHELTLYFANFETIVLFVSVLLVNTLIQDGKSNYMEGLMLVSLYFVISLAGMVWVS; via the exons ATGCCTCCCTCAGAGTCGTCCCCGCTCCTTCCCAGCAATGGCACTGCCCACGCACCCTCTCTTTCCCACAAACTCACCGCCTTCCTCACTGCAGAGGGCGAGCCTTCCTTCCTCGAGTCCTATAGGTGGTTCTTTTTCGATTCATACTTTAACATTCTCCTCGTCTTTGTGCCCCTGAGCGCCATCGCCCACCATTTGAACTGGGATGCCGGACTGCGCTTCACTTTTAGTTTTTTCGCCATCATGCCCCTTGCAAAG CTTCTGGGCGACTCCACAGAACAAATGTCTGCAAAACTTGGCCAGACCCTTGCTGGACTCTTGAATGCCTCTTTCGGAAACGCTGTCGAAATTATCGTCGGCGTCGCTGCTCTCCTTCAAG ATCAAGTCCGCATTGTTCAGACATCT ATGCTTGGTTCTATTCTTTCCAACATTTTGCTCGTGTTGGGCTGCTCTTTCCTTGCTG CCGGTGTCAAGCGGAGTGAAAGCACGTTCCAGGTTACTGCTGCTCAAGC CTCGAGTTCC CTCATGACATTGGCTTGTATCA CACTCGTTATTCCTGCCGCCTACTCAAGCACATTGGGTG ATACTTCTAACGAACATGGCCTCCTTGTGATTTCCAGAGGAACCGCTGTTGTCCTTTTACTCATCTATATTGCCTATCTTTACTTCCAA CTTAAATCGCATGCTCATCTATATATACCTGAAAATGCTGACAGTTctccagaggaagaggagccCAAGATGAGCGTCGTCTCCGCATCCATCTC ATTGCTCGTCGTAACTGTTGTCACGTCTTTCTGTGCTGATTACT TGGTCGCCTCCATTGAAGAGTTCGCTGAAAGATATCATGTACCCAAAGCGTTCATTGGTTTGATCTTGTTGCCCATTGTC GCAAATGCGGCTGAGCACGTCACCTCTGTATGGATGGCAATGAAAGACCAAATGGAACTCACCATTACTATCTGCGTTGGCAGCTCTATC CAAATTGCATCATTTGTCGTCCCATTGCTGGTTATCGTCGGCTGGAT CTCTGGCCACGAACTCACCCTCTATTTTGCAAACTTTGAAACTATTGTTCTTTTCGTGTCTGTGCTGCTCGTAAACACACTCATTCA GGACGGAAAATCCAATTATATGGAAGGCTTAAT GCTTGTCTCGTTATACTTTGTGATCTCGCTGGCTGGTATGG TTTGGGTGTCGTAA
- a CDS encoding Endoglucanase A, protein MPFNKVHLVFLILGIEIATARGATQDLPIYTDNALAQGWENWSWSSDINFAATDLISGTSGSSIFVNSTQYAALSVKLEGTFPDYAGLRFDIAGAQPDLTITIQSTADNSQSPNILLSAISKTIVDGQFSSLLIDFNALPGSGAQLGNGTWDRLTFQAGGNGAVYHIDNIVLVDQIVVTPQFLSAEPLANDLVAVTTVGAVNLTDIHVSLNEKAVKIANLTTYIPVDTPSKTITYLTLGSVLKPGNLTITAGGTSFAYTLPSVQKGRISQSVKTPINPHIYGVNFPTSASYIQHLGVTISRWGGNAVTAYNPFGGFTNAGADWYFENRGSDQADDWMEWVQGAGSDSLLTIPALDWANYKAIIDQQKFDPYNADAGNGLLPNGSAVSPPTDPSRGYVAWNTTAAKQWLSGLKNKPAMVAIDNEIEIASSTHQDMHPDPMGYDEELSRVVQFATAAKEALPDVLVVAPSTCSWWFYWTSVIGFADDTAAHNNTDFLPWFLAQMKQQEKIAKKRLLDYLDIHYYYQADTSANDDAAKALRLRMTRSLWDPTYVDESWVGSNPQNHQPNPTVVNLIPRFKTLIAENYPGTKLSVSEFSSSDDTDITGGLVTVDMLGLFGKYGLDSATYWATPDEMGPVGLAYWLYRGYGTFFGSSSVQVNLSTPNPDTQGVFAATNSKGKLSLVIVNKNPDVPISFDLSGVPTGKYFIRHFGGEAGVAKWQTTMTLKSATYITVPAYTALFLLQQ, encoded by the exons ATGCCTTTCAACAAGGTTCATCTAGTATTTCTAATATTGGGCATCGAAATTGCCACCGCCAGAGGTGCAACACAAGATTTGCCTATTTACACTGACAATGCTCTCGCACAAGGCTGGGAAAACTGGAGCTGGAGTAGCGATATCAACTTTGCTGCCACTGACTTGATATCTGGTACTTCCGGAAGCTCAATTTTTGTCAACTCGACGCAATACGCAGCTTTATCTGTAAAGCTAGAGGGTACATTCCCTGATTATGCAGGGCTTCGCTTCGATATCGCT GGTGCCCAACCGGATCTAACAATAACTATTCAATCTACTGCAGACAACAGCCAGTCACCTAATATTTTATTATCTGCAATCAGTAAAACTATTGTGGATGGACAGTTCTCCTCTCTATTAATCGACTTCAACGCTCTTCCAGGAAGTGGCGCACAATTG GGCAATGGAACATGGGACCGACTCACGTTCCAGGCGGGTGGCAATGGCGCCGTC TATCACATTGATAACATTGTACTTGTTGAT CAAATCGTGGTTACTCCTCAGTTCCTCAGCGCAGAGCCTCTGGCCAACGATCTAGTGGCTGTCACTACTGTTGGTGCCGTTAATCTAACAGATATACATGTTTCTTTGAATGAAAAG GCCGTTAAAATAGCTAACCTTACGACGTACATCCCCGTCGATACTCCTTCAAAAACAATCACCTACCTGACTTTGGGGTCTGTATTAAAACCAGGCAATCTAACAATTACCGCAGGAGGTACTAGCTTTGCGTATACTCTGCCCTCTGTGCAGAAAGGAAG AATCTCTCAATCAGTCAAAACCCCTATCAACCCTCACATATATGGCGTCAATTTCCCGACATCTGCGAGTTATATCCAACACCTTGGTGTCACCATATCTAGGTGGGGAGGCAACGCAGTCACAGCGTATAATCCGTTTGGAGGTTTCACGAATGCCGGCGCCGATTGGTACTTCGAAAACCGTGGTAGCGACCAAGCTGATGACTGGATGGAATGGGTACAAGGTGCAGGCTCTGATAGTTTGTTGACAATCCCTGC GCTTGACTGG gCTAACTATAAGGCAATTATAGATCAACAAAAGTTCGATCCATACAATGCTGACGCTGGGAATGGGTTACTTCCTAATGGCTCTGCCGTTAGCCCTCCAACTGACCCGAGTCGCGGATATGTTGCATGGAACACCACAGCCGCAAAACAATGGTTATCTGGTCTGAAGAACAAGCCGGCGATGGTTGCAATTGACAATGAAATCGAAATTGCTAGCAGTACCCACCAGGATATGCATCCAGA CCCTATGGGCTACGATGAAGAGTTGTCCAGGGTTGTGCAATTCGCGACCGCAGCAAAGGAAGCACTTCCAGATGTTCTGGTAGTTGCTCCTTCTACTTGTTCATGGTGGTTCT ACTGGACGAGCGTCATTGGGTTCGCTGATGATACTGCAGCACACAACAACACCGACTTCCTTCCATGGTTCCTCGCCCAAATGAAGCAGCAAGAAAAAATCGCGAAGAAGAGGCTTCTGGACTATCTGGACATCCATTACTACTACCAGGCAGACACCAGTGCCAACGACGACGCAGCAAAGGCCTTGAGACTGAGGATGACTCGCAGCCTTTGG GATCCTACATACGTCGACGAATCCTGGGTCGGTTCCAACCCACAGAACCACCAGCCAAACCCCACGGTCGTCAATCTCATCCCGAGGTTCAAGACCCTCATTGCAGAGAACTACCCAGGAACCAAGCTCTCTGTCAGTGAATTCAGCTCTTCAGATGACACTGATATTACTGGTGGACTGGTGACCGTCGACATGCTTGGACTATTTGGCAAATACGGCCTGGACAGCGCAACCTACTGGGCAACCCCAGACGAGATGGGTCCCGTTGGTTTAGCGTACTGGCTCTACCGAGG ATATGGAACCTTCTTTGGCAGCTCGAGCGTGCAGGTCAACCTGTCCACCCCGAACCCAGACACACAGGGCGTGTTCGCCGCGACCAACTCCAAGGGCAAGCTCagcctcgtcatcgtcaacaaGAACCCCGACGTACCGATTTCGTTCGACCTATCGGGTGTCCCGACCGGCAAGTACTTCATTCGCCACTTTGGGGGGGAGGCTGGTGTGGCCAAGTGGCAG ACCACGATGACATTAAAATCGGCGACCTACATCACAGTCCCAGCGTACACTGCTCTCTTCCTCCTACAACAATGA